The DNA window GAAAAATACGAAAAGAGAGCAAAGTTATCGACAGATGTTGTAAGGATTTACATCCATCAAAACATCTCACAGAAACTCGAACTAATTCGCAAATCACATTTATTTCAGAATTAGGAATGAAATGATACATCAGTGTCACAATTAGGGAGAGCTTGTAGAAATTCCTTAAGAGTACAAAAGATCACAAAAATCTTATTGTAGATGCACAGATATATCTACAATCCCTGTAATCTGTACGTATATTACAAGCAGGCACCATGCCCTTATGTTACATCTATGTCTGTGACTGTAAGGGTGTTGGGTTTCTTCTATTCAAACCAAGAGAAGAGCACGGGGCTTGAATGAATAGCAAACCAATATCACTGAGCTTGTTTTCTTCTGCTTTATGTTATCCAAAACTCCATCAATCCTTCTCTTGGCAGGATTGATGAAACTCCCTCGTAAAGCTAGAAGGATTCTCTTAAACCACAAAATCATGTAACCGATGGGAATTGGCAATCCTGTCTTGTTGCTTTCCTGTATCCATACAGTGATAATCCACCTCATTATGCCCCACCGAGGAAGCTGATATAGTGTTACCTCTCATATGGGCCCCATCAAACGTGGGAAATGAATCACTGTCGTTACTTTGCAATCCCAATGCAAGAGACATCTGGCTGCCTACTGCAAATCCATTCAAGTGTGATACATCATATGTAGCAGCAGCAGACATAAGATTTCCATCACCATTTTGGCCACACGGAATATTCCCATGTGGACAGAAGTTATGGTCATCATCTATATTCAACCTTCGGTCCCGTGGAAATTTCATAATATCAGATTCTGCCACATTGGGTCCCTGAGAACCATTCTCAAGGACTGTTTTCGCCATAGGTTCTTTCATTTCTAATTCAAGAATATGACTAGATTTTATGTCATGGGCTTGCCCTGGCTGGGAAATATCAGCAGCTGTAGATGTCACACTCTCATACAACTCACGTAGCCTATTCTCAGATGTCAAGTGATTGCCTGATTTATCTCCATGGGCTTTGGTTGTTTCGTCCAAAGAAGATTTGGAGTTTGTCTCTGAATCACCAAATTCTTCTTTGTACATGTCCTCGACCATGGGCTTCCAAAGACGCACCCGCGCATTTATAAACCAGTTCGCGACCTGATTTGCATAGGAAATTGATCGTGCCATAAGATAAGATAAGAGAAAGAAGGGTTCATATCAGAGTGGGTTAAAGAATGGCCACTCTCACAAAGAGACCCTCCACTAAAGTttcctaaaaagaaaatattttgaagcacttgaaatttatatttacaGAAGTTTAATCTGCTAGATAACAGGATATCTACCTGGCTTCTGGTCAAGCCTGCCTGCCTTGCTAACATGATTTTCTCTGAATCACTCGGGTAGCTGGTGAAACAAACAAATTCAGAAAGAATTAATGAGATATCCTTTTTCAAAATGaacaaatattatttggaaaGCAAGTATCCAGTAACATACGGATGAAGGAAATGCTCAAAGAGCCAAGCTCGAAGGACTGAAACAGAGCTCTCAGGGAGCCCCCTTTGAGGCCTCCAAGCATGTCGCATCACACCAAGCTGCTGGAGAGCCCTCTGTTGTCTGGTCTGATGATCTACATAACGGAGACGTGGTATACCTCCCTGACCATTTGGTGAAGTACCTTGCTCCCCAAGCCTTTTCATGATAACTTCTATTTGGCCACTGATTGCATCGCGCAAACAGCGAAAGTGACGAGAAATTGTTTGGAGGGCGAGTGCTGTATATGATTTAGCTGCCCCATGACCAGCCACCGTGTCAAAATATAACACCACAATTTGCATTTGATGGTAATACTGTTTGTATTTTCTGTCTACCTACAGAACGTACAAGAAACCTTTCAACAAAGGTCATAAACCTTAGTAAAGTAAAAGTACATAGAGACAACAGCTCCGTCCATATGATGGCTGAGGATATAGAAAGCCATAAAGCGTAAACACAAATCATTCACAAAACAAAGGAATCAAGGAGGAGCTATTATGAACTTGATGTAATTTATCTTGCAATCCTTCATTTTCCCTCTCGTATCTCCATCTGAACCATACCAGCTACCAAACCAGTTACATGAAACACCGTATCTTTTCCTTAGAAACTTCTCTCACATGCTACCATTTctgatctaaaatatttaatgaagCTCAACATAAAAAGGATTTCTTCCCTCAAGAGCATGTACGGCTCCAAAACATTTGTAATGAAAATGCTAATTTCGGTTATATATTTTGTCAGTTTTGATAATAATCCAGGGATTCCATTACAAAATCATGCAAGCATTGGATAAAAATGAATGTAGCATAGAATCAGCACAAGTATGGACGAATTGAACCAACCTCTTCCAGCATGGACAGAAGCTTAGTCTTTTTGTCAAGTAAGTCCTGCCGTTCTACTGGCGATAGCTCAGGAGTGGAGTCGGCAGTAGACTCAGCAGGATCCGGTGGTTTCACATTTGATGAGGGAAGCATAGAACAGCTACTCGGCCTCCTATCACTCTCCTTGAAGTCATCGGAGCATTTGTTGGATTGAGGCTGCTTCAAAGCCTTTTTTACATTAACCACCTCATCGAGCAAGTGTTGCACTGACTTGAGGTATCTGGAGTTCAAGAGTGTGTTAGCATAACCAGACAATCCATACATATTCATTTCAGCATGCATATCTCTGAGGCCAACTATGTACTGAGGATTGTGTGAAGACTCTGTTTTGATAGGGTTATGGCTGCTTCCGGCAAATCCAGGCAAtccttcaaattctctcaactCCTTGCTTTGATTGCTTTCATCACCTTCACAGGGTAAAGTCCACTTCTCTGGCACAAGCAGATGTGAACTCAGAGATGAAGGGAAATTTTGGTTTAGATACTGATACTGAAGTGAAGGCATAGAAACTGCAAATTGCACCTGCATGCCAAGCCTCAGCGGTAATCCTTGAGACTGGAAATTCTGCTCACAGTCTGGAATGCCAAGGTGCATCCTTGGCGGAACAGCCTGGGAATCTCCACTAACAGAGTCACCAACCAGGTTACCTGCTGCTGTATTCAACTGCCCACCAACAGATTGTAAATTCATCGTGTCACTTGTAGGTGGAATGAATACTATCTCATTTCTAGCTCCACTAGATGAGAATTCAGCACCATTTTGAGAAGACAAGGAACCCCCATACAATATGTCCGAGTATGACCCAGCAGCTGGAGTGTGGTTCGTATAACTTTTCATGCTACTAAGATCGGAAGGCAGATCAGAATAAGAAGCAAGTTTCTGGTCCCCTGTAAGCAAAGCTTGCAAATTGTTATTCTGACTTCTTGAAGTTGGGTAATAGGTAGCAATCAAATTTTTCTCTGTCTCTCAACCTCAGATGGAGAGCATCACCCCCAATGTCCTTCCATCAATCGAATGACGCACAAGGGAACAGCAAACAGTCGGGTGATTGCCCCACGAAATGTAGATGAGCTAGCAAATTCCAACAGCTAAAGAGAAAAGAATTGATAAAGCCATCAAGATATGTTTCAGATTCTCAGACTATACAACAACTTCAAGAGCTTGATTTTTCAGACTCGCTTTCaactaattcaaataaaataaacagaaatTATTCATAGCACACAGTGCACAGCTATGCATCCTTATTCACTTAGAAAACCATATTTATTATCTCTGCTATCATTACGATTTCGAGGACTATTTCGAGGTTTATGCAAGATCAAAGTCATGTTCAAAGgtaaaaaatcacataaaagtAATATTGCTATCAATATCTTGATATCTTAGAATAGCCCACATGCATCAAGTTAGAACACCAACAAGCAATAACCACAGTGATTGACACATCCCAATAATCAAACACCCCGGTCCTTGTGACCATCATCAGCATCATCGTGAAAGCAAAAGAACGGTGTaatcacaagaaaaatcaaaagtcaATCACGACACACATAATATAGAGAACCCCAAATTAaacaccatctttttttttctataaattacaaaaagatgCTTAAtaataccaaaattaaataGCAAAACTTTCATGACTGTGTTATCTATTAGCTTCCCTTGATCATCATCACCAGTTACACTCAATTCACAAACACCATCAACTATCCAAAAAACATCTACCACGGACAAACACTGCATCAATAACACCACTATAACAACTCAAAAGGCAAAGAAAGTGCAAAAGGGTCCAGCAAAAAACCTGATAACTCTCAAAATGAGCTCCTTTGGCGGGGAACAGAGAGAGCTCAATAAACACAAGAAACCAATTCCAAGAGAAATTATTCTAAGAAAGAAGAAACCTCCTTATGATTGGTGCAATAACACCAACCCAATTAAATTGcttgtattatatataataactgGAATCCAGCAGTTatagtgttgttttttaaacatgGACACCAactactattaatattttatttcaacaagaAACTGAAATGTTTAAGAATATATGTCTGTCATATCGTTCTAAGTTTTTCACGtgtaaaacaaagagaaaaaaaacatttatctaAACAATGTCTGCAAAACAAGCTAGAAAGTTCTTCAACAAGATAATCAATGGTTAAGGTGGTTGTTTGTGTTTCATTGCTTAAGAGAGTTTCAAGCCATAACCACCAGTTGGTAGACCTAAAATCATAGAGCTGTGGAGCTGTGGAGCGTCTTAaacgttttattttttattttttattttcatattgatATTTCCTGTTTAGCTTTTTTCTATACCgagaaatgataaaaatgaaacCTAACTTAAGAGCAAagtcttttctttatttgttttgttttttaacagaACCCGTTGACCTCCTGAACCAAACACGGCAACACCTCAAGAATGTCTAAAatatattctctctctttttttttaattttaagagagagaaaataaaataaaaaagggtagCTTGTTTGTGTTATCTGTGGTTTGAGTAGCAGGGTGGGTGAAAGTGACAATTTGTCAAGCTTACACGTGTCTGCTTTTACACGCCAGTGGCGGCTAACGGCTATTGCAAAAATACACGCCAGTGCTGTacctgtttttctttctttcttctcttggaatactttttttttttttttttgctttgctttcATTAGACTtcttaaaaaagttataaaggTATATTATGATACAAAAACTTCACAttccttttttatgtttctgcgagtgacattgaaaattatatgtcaccaataaatttttattactaaGTTATATGGCCATATATATGCATgtgaactaaaaaaatgttaCCAAGAGAGTACTTTATAGCTCTCAAAATCAAGAAGAcgggaaaataaaagaagttttTGGTAAATTAGTCcctatagaaataaattatttaatccaTGTGctatacaaaattattaaataatacttATA is part of the Populus trichocarpa isolate Nisqually-1 chromosome 2, P.trichocarpa_v4.1, whole genome shotgun sequence genome and encodes:
- the LOC7471933 gene encoding BEL1-like homeodomain protein 7 — protein: MKSYTNHTPAAGSYSDILYGGSLSSQNGAEFSSSGARNEIVFIPPTSDTMNLQSVGGQLNTAAGNLVGDSVSGDSQAVPPRMHLGIPDCEQNFQSQGLPLRLGMQVQFAVSMPSLQYQYLNQNFPSSLSSHLLVPEKWTLPCEGDESNQSKELREFEGLPGFAGSSHNPIKTESSHNPQYIVGLRDMHAEMNMYGLSGYANTLLNSRYLKSVQHLLDEVVNVKKALKQPQSNKCSDDFKESDRRPSSCSMLPSSNVKPPDPAESTADSTPELSPVERQDLLDKKTKLLSMLEEVDRKYKQYYHQMQIVVLYFDTVAGHGAAKSYTALALQTISRHFRCLRDAISGQIEVIMKRLGEQGTSPNGQGGIPRLRYVDHQTRQQRALQQLGVMRHAWRPQRGLPESSVSVLRAWLFEHFLHPYPSDSEKIMLARQAGLTRSQVANWFINARVRLWKPMVEDMYKEEFGDSETNSKSSLDETTKAHGDKSGNHLTSENRLRELYESVTSTAADISQPGQAHDIKSSHILELEMKEPMAKTVLENGSQGPNVAESDIMKFPRDRRLNIDDDHNFCPHGNIPCGQNGDGNLMSAAATYDVSHLNGFAVGSQMSLALGLQSNDSDSFPTFDGAHMRGNTISASSVGHNEVDYHCMDTGKQQDRIANSHRLHDFVV